The genomic region CTGAGTACCGCGCTGTTGATTCCGCTTGTGACGCTGTGGATGTCCCTGCAACACGAACTCCTGCACGGCCATCCCACCCGTTTCAATGCCCTGAACAAAGTCCTCGGCTACGCGCCGTTTGCCGTCTGGTACCCCTACACCCTGTACCGCAACTACCACCTGGTGCACCACAACGACGAAGACTTGACGGTGCCGGGTGTCGATCCGGAAAGCCGCTACCTGAATCAATTGCAGTGGTCAGCGAGTTCACCCTTTGAGCGCACCCTGCATTGGCTCACCAAGACCGTCCTCGGGCGCTTCCTGCTGGGTTCGCCGCTGGCGCTGTGGAAACTGGCGCGCAACGAATTCAGGCGCCTGCGCCAAGGCCAGCGCCAAGCCTGGTTGATGTGGCTGAGCCATGGCACCGTGACCGCGCTGATGCTGACCTTCATTGCCCACTACAGCGTGTTGCCGGTGTGGCACTACGTGGTGCTGGTCAGCGTGCCGGCCTTGTCGGTGGCGGCGATCCGTTCCTACTATGAACACCGCCCGCACCCACAACCGGAACAGCGCACGGTGCTCAATGAAGCGGCCTGGCCGTGGACCTGGCTGTTCCTCAACAACAACCTGCACCTGGTGCATCACGATTTGCCGAAGTTGCCGTGGTACTTGCTGCCCACCGTCTATCGTGCGCGCCGGGAACAATGGGTGGCGCGCAGCGGCGGGTTCCTGGTGCAGGGTTACGGCCAGTTGATCGGCCGTCACGGGCTCAAGGCCATCGACAGCCCACGGCATCCCTTTGCTTGAGAGACGACCATGAGTGACCGCTACGCCGAACTGCTGATGTACGTGGCGCCACAAGAAGTGCAACAGGCCAATGAGCGCTGGCTTTCGCGTATCCTTGAACGCCTGGGCCTGACCCGCCGCAATGCCGAACACCTCGACCTGCGCAGCCTGTGGCGCGCCCCCGAATTGCTGCTGACGCAAACCTGCGGCTACCCGCTGATGACCGAGTTGCGCGGGCAAGTCCAGGTGATTGGCCGCCCGCGCTACGAACTGCCCCACAGCAGCGGCGGCCAGCATTGCAGCCTGCTGCTGACCCGCGACGACAATCCACGCACCGCCTTGGCCGACTTCCATAACAGCCGCGGCGTGATCAACGGCCATGACTCCAACAGCGGCATGAACCTGCTGCGTGAACGCCTGGCGCCGCTGCAGCAGGGCGGTCGGTTCTTTGCCGAAGTCGGCATCAGCGGCGCTCATCGCGAAAGCCTGCGCTGGCTGCGGGAAAACCGCGCCGACCTTGCCGCCATCGACAGCGTGACCTTCGACTACCTCGCGCGTTTTGCGCCGCAGGAAGTGGCCGGGCTGCGGATCGTCACCCGCAGTGCGCCCAGCCCGACGTTGCCGTACATCACCGCGCCGGGCTCAAGTGAACACCTGCGGGAAGCCATGAACCTGGCCTTGCAGGACCTGCCCGACGTGGTGCAAACCCTCGGCGTACACGAAGTGCTGCCCGCCAGCGAAGCGGATTACCAGGTGCTGCTGGATTACCGGCAGCAGGCGGAAGCCTTGGGTTATCCACGCCTCCAATGATCGTTCCCACGCTCCGCGTGGGAACGATAGGTTATATAAAAATGCCTTTTAAATATTATTAAAGAATAAGCAGCCTTGCTAGGATCGCTCCACCGGAACACCGGACATAACGCGCAACCTACTCAGATGGAGCCACTATGTCCGGCGCCGACACTTCTCACAGCGATTACGTGGGCGGATTATTCCGCAGTCATTACGACTGGCTGTGCGGCCGTTTGCACCGCCATCTCGATTCCCGTGCCCACGCCGAAGACATCGCCGCCGACACCTTCGTCCAACTGTTGAGTTCCCCGGGCGTGACGCCGATCCGCCAGCCACGCGCCTTGCTCACCACCATCGCCCAACGCCTGATGTACCAGCTATGGCGCCGTCGAGACCTGGAGCGCGCCTACCTCGACGCCCTCTATCAGGACGAAACCTCGCCCGCGCCATCCCCGGAAGACCTCGCGCAAATGCTCGAAGCCCTGCAGGCCATCGACCAGTTGCTCGACGGCTTGCCGGCCAAGGTCAAGGCGACCTTCCTGTTGTCGCAACTCAACGGCCTGACCTACCCGGAAATCGCGGCCGAGCTGGGCATTTCCCAACGCTCGGTCAGCGACTACATGACCCGCGCCGTCAATCGCTGCCTGCGGCTGTGCCTGGAATGAGTGACGAACTGATCGACAGCGCCACTCGCTGGGTGGTGTTGCTGCGCTCCGGCGAGGCGAGTGCCACGGACTGGCAGCGTTATCACCAGTGGCGCGCCGCAGATCCGCGTCACGAAGCCTTGTGCCAACAACTGGAAACCCGCCTCGGTGTGTTTCAAATTCCGCAGGCCCAAGGCGTCAGCGGCAAGGTATTGCAGCAGGCACTGGACGCGCCTTCCAGCCGCCGCACCGTGTTGCGCGGCGCCCTGGTGGGCGCTGGCCTGATGCTGGGCGCCGGTTGGCTGGCCCGGCCGGTGGTGGAGGATTTGACCGCCGATATCCGCACCGGCACCGGCGAACGGCGCACTGTAGAGCTGGCCGATGGCAGCGAGTTACTGCTCAACGCCCGCAGTGCCGCCGATATTCAATTCGACCCACAACGCCGCGTGGTGCGCCTGCGCGACGGTGAGTTGCTGGCGAAGATCGCCAAGGACAGCCACCGGCCGTTTTTCATCCAGACCGACCAGGCCCGAGTGCGCGCCGATGGCAATCGCCTGCTGTTGCGTGAGCGCGAAGGGCAGGGCCACGTGGTTGCGCTCAACGGCGCCCTGGAGATCGACGGCCAGAACGGCGAACGCCTGCAGCTGGAGGCCGGGCACGAGGTCACTTACGACCGCTTCGGCTTCGGACCGGTGCTCGCCAGTTCCTCGGGCGCGACCGCCTGGATCGATGGCTTCCTGCAAGTGCGCGACCGCCCGCTGGTGGAGGTGATCGATGCACTGCGTCCGTATCACAACGGCGTGCTGCGCCTCGATCCGGCAGTAGCAGGGTTGCGGGTCAGCGGCCTGTACCGCCTCGACAATCCCGACCAGATCCTCGACACCCTGGCGCGCACCCTGCCGATCCACATCACCCGTCGGACCGGGTTGTGGGTGACCGTCAGTGCCACCTGAAAACGGTTCACCTCGGTCAAGGTGGGAGCTGGCTTGCCTGCGATGCGAGCACCTCGGCCTCTCAGATGTACCGCAGCGATCCCATCGCAGCCTCGCTAAAGCTCGACAGCTTCCACAGTTGACCGCGTCGTTTCCGAATGTCGGTTCTAACGACATAACCAAACGATCTGCAAGTTTTGCCCCGGCCATCCCACATCACTCCCGTAAGCGCTGCGGGGAGCAGCGCTCAGGAGTTTCCTTGGGGGGAGCCAACGTGAGCCCATTCAACCGTACACCGCTTCGAACCTTTGCCCTGGTGCCGTTGGCCAGTCTGTTCCTTTCTTTCGCTGCCAGCGCCGAAGACGCGCGACAGGTCTACCACATCGCGCCCGGCC from Pseudomonas yamanorum harbors:
- a CDS encoding fatty acid desaturase; protein product: MSNYLDETHSLEIEALAQTFTARTEWPTWLLLIGVYAGWFTVMLGSHWLGLWLSTALLIPLVTLWMSLQHELLHGHPTRFNALNKVLGYAPFAVWYPYTLYRNYHLVHHNDEDLTVPGVDPESRYLNQLQWSASSPFERTLHWLTKTVLGRFLLGSPLALWKLARNEFRRLRQGQRQAWLMWLSHGTVTALMLTFIAHYSVLPVWHYVVLVSVPALSVAAIRSYYEHRPHPQPEQRTVLNEAAWPWTWLFLNNNLHLVHHDLPKLPWYLLPTVYRARREQWVARSGGFLVQGYGQLIGRHGLKAIDSPRHPFA
- a CDS encoding sigma-70 family RNA polymerase sigma factor; the protein is MSGADTSHSDYVGGLFRSHYDWLCGRLHRHLDSRAHAEDIAADTFVQLLSSPGVTPIRQPRALLTTIAQRLMYQLWRRRDLERAYLDALYQDETSPAPSPEDLAQMLEALQAIDQLLDGLPAKVKATFLLSQLNGLTYPEIAAELGISQRSVSDYMTRAVNRCLRLCLE
- a CDS encoding phosphate/phosphite/phosphonate ABC transporter substrate-binding protein; this encodes MSDRYAELLMYVAPQEVQQANERWLSRILERLGLTRRNAEHLDLRSLWRAPELLLTQTCGYPLMTELRGQVQVIGRPRYELPHSSGGQHCSLLLTRDDNPRTALADFHNSRGVINGHDSNSGMNLLRERLAPLQQGGRFFAEVGISGAHRESLRWLRENRADLAAIDSVTFDYLARFAPQEVAGLRIVTRSAPSPTLPYITAPGSSEHLREAMNLALQDLPDVVQTLGVHEVLPASEADYQVLLDYRQQAEALGYPRLQ
- a CDS encoding FecR domain-containing protein, whose amino-acid sequence is MSDELIDSATRWVVLLRSGEASATDWQRYHQWRAADPRHEALCQQLETRLGVFQIPQAQGVSGKVLQQALDAPSSRRTVLRGALVGAGLMLGAGWLARPVVEDLTADIRTGTGERRTVELADGSELLLNARSAADIQFDPQRRVVRLRDGELLAKIAKDSHRPFFIQTDQARVRADGNRLLLREREGQGHVVALNGALEIDGQNGERLQLEAGHEVTYDRFGFGPVLASSSGATAWIDGFLQVRDRPLVEVIDALRPYHNGVLRLDPAVAGLRVSGLYRLDNPDQILDTLARTLPIHITRRTGLWVTVSAT